The following are encoded together in the Periplaneta americana isolate PAMFEO1 chromosome 5, P.americana_PAMFEO1_priV1, whole genome shotgun sequence genome:
- the LOC138699752 gene encoding tigger transposable element-derived protein 4-like has product MPFKWKPTENPRKKVDPGVMKAAVKRVLDDNVSIRAAAVEYEVDRKTLGRYVTKVKEGNETAFKADHNSSQIFSSEEENDLEKYLLTAARLNYGLTPKELRRFAYEYAVARGKPIGDNWKRNNQASYDWERGFMHRHPRLSLRNPQGKSLGRGTAFNPTSVGEFFQNLRSVYHTNKFGPESIYNLDETGVTNVQKPGKVIAPKGEKQVSKMTSAERGTLVTLCCAVSATGNAVPPFFVYPRQRLNDKMIDGAPVGSCAGVSPSGWMTGETFVHYWEHFIKHTKCSKERPVLVILDNHESHVTPQTLQIAKDNGITLITLPPHTSHKTQPLDRTVFGPFKTVYNQAIDDFMTTHPGETATIYQIPKFVGNAFPVSFTPANIISGFKCTGIWPFDSTIFNSTDFMSSYVTYRPSPASEDAAAISKEPHPTLITQPSCSGISPEQVRPFPKAGPKKSKNGRKRVVSRVLTDTPVKAAIEKEYEERVNRKRNQATLPSKTIRKIFPNDCEDSVSIEKERKKRRESHFTPTADEDEASENITDDDDCEEVNNEDWGVMSAKSGDFVLVKFCTKSTACHYVGKVIQIREYECKVKFMRRYRFGSDCFVYPDVEDTSYVPFEDMKILPKPVFQDGTERMSSKLRFSVRFINLNVR; this is encoded by the coding sequence aTGCCTTTCAAGTGGAAACCTACTGAAAATCCAAGGAAGAAAGTAGATCCAGGAGTAATGAAAGCTGCTGTAAAGCGTGTCCTCGATGATAATGTGAGCATTCGAGCAGCTGCAGTTGAATATGAAGTTGATAGGAAGACTTTAGGGAGGTATGTTACTAAAGTAAAGGAAGGAAATGAAACAGCTTTCAAGGCAGACCACAACAGCTCTCAGATTTTTAGTTCAGAAGAGGAAAATGATTTAGAAAAGTACCTTCTAACAGCAGCTAGGTTGAATTATGGTCTTACTCCTAAAGAGTTGCGAAGATTTGCTTATGAATATGCAGTCGCTAGAGGTAAACCAATCGGTGATAATTGGAAGAGAAACAATCAAGCCAGTTATGATTGGGAGAGAGGATTCATGCATCGTCACCCAAGACTGTCACTGCGGAATCCCCAGGGAAAAAGTCTAGGGAGAGGGACAGCCTTTAACCCAACAAGTGTAGGCGAGTTCTTCCAGAATCTTCGTTCTGTGTATCACACCAATAAATTTGGCCCAGAATCAATTTACAATCTGGATGAAACTGGGGTAACAAATGTACAGAAACCTGGCAAGGTAATTGCACCAAAAGGGGAAAAACAGGTCTCAAAAATGACATCCGCTGAGAGGGGGACACTTGTTACACTTTGCTGTGCAGTAAGTGCAACAGGAAATGCTGTTCCACCATTCTTTGTCTATCCAAGACAGAGATTAAATGATAAAATGATTGATGGTGCTCCTGTGGGTTCTTGTGCTGGTGTTAGTCCAAGTGGGTGGATGACTGGAGAGACCTTTGTTCATTACTGGGAACACTTTATCAAACACACAAAGTGCTCTAAAGAACGTCCTGTGCTTGTCATCTTAGACAACCATGAATCTCACGTAACACCACAGACACTTCAGATCGCTAAGGACAATGGTATCACACTAATAACATTGCCACCCCACACAAGCCATAAAACTCAACCACTTGATAGAACTGTATTTGGGCCCTTCAAAACTGTTTACAATCAAGCTATTGATGACTTCATGACCACTCATCCAGGAGAGACTGCAACTATCTACCAGATCCCAAAATTTGTTGGAAATGCATTTCCTGTTTCTTTCACTCCTGCCAATATAATCAGTGGCTTTAAATGCACTGGGATCTGGCCATTTGATTCCACTATTTTCAATTCTACTGATTTTATGAGCTCATATGTAACTTATCGACCAAGTCCTGCCAGTGAAGATGCAGCAGCCATAAGCAAAGAACCCCATCCAACACTGATTACCCAGCCAAGTTGTAGTGGAATTTCACCAGAACAAGTAAGACCTTTCCCGAAAGCTGGtccaaagaaaagtaaaaatggcCGCAAAAGGGTTGTTAGTCGTGTGTTGACAGACACACCTGTCAAAGCAGCTATTGAGAAAGAGTACGAAGAACGCGTCAATAGGAAGAGAAATCAGGCTACCCTTCCTTCCAaaactattaggaaaatatttcctaATGACTGTGAGGACTCTGTATCAATTGAAAAGgagaggaaaaagagaagagaatcTCACTTTACTCCTACGGCTGATGAGGACGAGGCTTCTGAAAATATAACTGATGATGACGACTGCGAGGAGGTGAATAATGAAGATTGGGGAGTGATGTCTGCTAAAAGTGGTGATTTCGTCTTGGTTAAGTTCTGCACCAAGTCGACAGCATGCCATTATGTTGGAAAAGTTATACAGATCAGAGAATATGAGTGTAAAGTGAAATTCATGCGGCGCTACCGATTCGGGTCAGACTGCTTTGTGTATCCTGATGTTGAAGACACTAGTTATGTGCCATTTGAAGATATGAAAATTCTTCCAAAACCAGTTTTTCAAGATGGAACTGAAAGAATGTCTTCAAAACTTAGGTTCTCAGtgagatttattaatttaaatgtgcgTTAA